The nucleotide sequence ATATTTTCCATACATAAAGAATCAATTATTTTATAAGGTGATTAAGGTAATACTTTGTTTGTAAAATTTATCAACCTATAATTTCAATTTTTTTGGAGTAACTCTATACTTTTGTTACTACTAACGACTTCAATAATATAACCATTCCAGCAACCAAAACCAGCAAGCGTGAGAACTGTTTTTCTTGGAATCTTAGAGCCTGTACGTGATCTCAAAAAAGGGATAGAATGAGAGGATAAAGTATATAAAGTAGGATATGCGAAGTTTATATCCAAGTGATATAAGTCGAGAAAAGTTTGAGATTATTGTAGCAGATCTGGAGTCTTGCAGGAAGAGGACAAAGCCAAGAACACTTGATTTATATCATGTATTTTGTGGAGTGTTATACGTCTTAAAAAGTGGCTGCCAGTGGAGAATGTTACCAAAAGAGTTTCCAAAATGGCGGAATTGTTACGACTATTTTAAGAAGTGGAGTGAAAAAGCAGATGCAAATAAAGAAAGTGTTCTGGAGCTGGTATTAAAAAAAAATAGTTGGCGTGGTCCGACAAAACAATGGTCGGAAAGAAAAAACCAGCTTCTGCATAATTGATGCACAAAGCGTAAAAAATGCAGATACTGCTGAAGAAAAAGGCTATGATGCAGGCAAAAAGGTTTCAGGAATAAAACGCCATATTGCGGTAGATACACAAGGTTTACCCCACGCAATTTATATAACAACGGCAGAAATAACTGATCGTAGTAGCGCTGTGAGAATGATTAAAAATGCTAAAGAAAACCTATCTGAAGTTAAAAATATACTAGTTGATGCTGGCTACACAGGAGAAAATTTTGCAACACAAATAAAAGCAACTATTGGCGCTACCGTTGAAGTAATAAAGCGAAACGAATTACACACCTTTGTCGTATTGCCGAAAAGATGGGTTGTTGAGAGATCTTTTGCTTGGTTGCAAAAATGTAGGCGATTGTGGAAAAATTGCGAGCGGAAACTCAACACTAGCCTGCAAATGGTCGTTCTTGCTTTCGCTGCTTTGCTTCTGAAAAGATTATGAACAGGCTCTTATGGTCTACCGCCATTCTGTTAAATGAAGATACAGATACCTTATTACTTATGCTTCTTCATTTTATTGTATGCACCAATACCTATTGTCAACTAACTTCTGTGAATCACTATTTTCCAATTGATTATTAACTTTTTTCTCTAACTTATTACAAATGTCACCTTGCATTCTATGATTAAGATCTTCAAATTGCATTGATATGTCTGGTATGTTACCTTGAAGCAGTTGTATATTAGGCGTATTTTCCTGAGATGTTGCACTTGTATTCTCTAATCTCCTTTTCTTAGACTTATCTAAATGTATAGTTGTCTTATGTCGTTTCTTATGTGATTGCACTTTTAAGTCTGAAGAACAAGGGCCTGAGGACATAATTGATTGCGCTTTTTGGCTATGAATAGCAATACAATAAAGCAAAAGATCTTTATATTCTAGATTCATAGTAGCCCCTCGCTCTAAAAGGTATTCAATAATATCTAAGCGACTAGCGATAAAAGCGTAGTGTAGAGGACTAATACCATTTCTATCCTGTAGATTTACATTAGCTCCTTTTTCTACAAAGTATTTAACAATATTTAGGTGACCAGCAATAACAGCATAGTGCAGAAAACCCCTACCACGACTATCTTGTAGATTTATGCAATCTTCTCGCTCTAAAAGGCTAGGAACAATATTTAAGAGACCACTGAATTTTCGATTCACATTAGCCCATTTATCTGTAAGGTATTCAATAATATCTGAGCTAGCAGTGACACCAGTATAGTGTAAAAGGTTTATACTATTTCTACCATGAAGATTTACAATATCTTCATACCTGAGAATGTTCAGAATAGCATTAAAAGTATTACCAACAGCAAAATCAACTACTTCGGGTTGTGGAAAAAATAATTTTTTCTCTATTTCCTTTTCTAAATATTTTTTTCTTTCACTTTCAATAGACATTTCTTGTGTAGTGCTAAGATGATTTAACCCTATTCTTTTCTCCTGTAACTCTTGCCAGTTTTGAAGCTCTTGTGATGCCTCTTTTTTTCCAAGATAGTTATACCCAACAGATAATTGTATAAGATTTTTATAAAAACCTATATGATTGCTTTCATACAACTCACCTGAGCTAATCAAGTCGTTGAACTCCGTTAACACTTCATCTAATAGATTTTTTTTGTCTTTTATACTTCTCATCTTTTCAATAAAAGGACTTCTAAGTAGAAATTGACTTTGTTTTTGGTATTTTAGAATATCGAGCAAACTCTCTTGTAAAATCGACGAATTCAATTTATGTAAGTTAATATGTGATGATGTCGTTGTAAGATAGAAGTATTTTTCATCTTGAATGCTATAAAATTCCGCTAAGGTCCGGGTGTATTTAAGATATGAAAAATACAATAGGTCATGATTTTTAAAAAAATCTTGATAGAAAGCATCTTTTTCTGTAGAATTAAATTCTACCTTAAAGTGTTCAACGTAGTACAATACCGTAAATGCACATAGATATTCTCCCTTCATTACAAATATTCTAGCCAAATCAATTGATAGAGTCGCCAATCTACTTGATAAGCTATCACTTATAGAAAGTAGAGAAGCACAACTTCGTAAATAATCTAATGCACAATCATACTTCTCTTCTATGGTGTAAGTAATAACTATAAAATGATCTAGGAGCATTTGCTCAAAATAACTCCTGTAGCTGCTTTCTCTGAGTTTAAAAAGCTCTTTTAACCCTGAGCAATCTTCTAATGCAACTAACGCAAGGGCACGTAAATATCTAATTTTTAAAGAATTTTCCGTTGAAGATGCAATAACCGGCAGTATTCTTGTTGAAAGCCCGACAACTTCCTTATACTCGCCCTCTAAATGTAAACGCGTGATAGATCTAATCATAAAAGGCTCTTCTTCTCTAAAAGTGTTATAGTTTCCAAGGTGATCAACTAAGGCGATAAGATGCAAAGTATCAGTTTCTTCCAACAAATTGCTAAATTCATCTTCAAATATTTCTACAGCAGTTAGCAGTATATCCTCCTTTTGATCTTCAGCGATTTGCGAACGTATGGCTTCTTTTATCGATTTATGCATAACATACATTTTTTTTTCGCCTATCATTTCTATATCAAGCAGAGAATAATTTTCCATCAATTTGAAAGTAGATTCTAGTTCAACCAAAACTGAAAACATATCTGGGTTAATGTAGCTGTTACCCAAATGAGCCATAACTCTCAAACACCTAAAAGGTACTCCTTCATTTTTCTCTTCCATTACTTTCATGGAAATGCTCGTCGTTATTGATACAACCCTATCATATTTGCTCTGCTTGTTGTTTTTTGGAATTATCCGATCAAAATCTTCATATTTTTTTAAATATTCATAAATTCCAAATACTTCTTCTAAATTACTTAACTTACTATTTCTAATATAAGCTGCTGCCAGCCTTATGGCTAATGGAAAACCTTCGAGCTTTTTTACAAATACTTTTATTTGTTCGTCTTGTAATTTATCTACTATTCCTAAAATTCTTTTAGTAAGTTGTACAGCTTGGTCTTCTTCAAAAGTGCCCAAAGCTACTTCTACTACGCCTTTACAAGGCTGATCAAGAGAAGTGAATAAAAAATCAAAACCTACTCGATCCTCTACCTTTATAATCTCTTCCACGTCTTCTCTTCTAGCATTATGACAAATAATGAGACATCTCTTACTTCCTATTAGTGATTTGGTTTCTTCTATACACATACCTAACTTCCTTTGAGTTAAAGAAGAAAAACGCCTCTCTATAGACAACATGTTGCTGTCTTCTGTCTCATAGATATGGCTATAACTTTCTTTACTTTTTTCAGCACACTTTCTAGCCAGTTGAG is from Wolbachia endosymbiont (group B) of Hofmannophila pseudospretella and encodes:
- a CDS encoding ankyrin repeat domain-containing protein, giving the protein MPFIPLYFIYFSITSFPLLSICSLYSGNWYQYGYRRLFIYEKLRKVYDEAKTTSAEFEDYVYTLDQQNFANTVGEVFSIVNEEIQIPSREKWNNLLGQVRSHIEKEAKSLFKESMLFYKRRKTSLLCRQKSLITAESKLSRERDTARSIMRLKKAEKSFEYVSLVESNLIKLQDLDYYSELEKIFKSRAEEIFQEYKKSFELEHTDTKETEEFPLSIKGVNQSFFSIKKFKSKFKKQKLKDVCATVDNFTGRQEQVKKICQELQKIEGTVVVITGKHGMGKTQLARKCAEKSKESYSHIYETEDSNMLSIERRFSSLTQRKLGMCIEETKSLIGSKRCLIICHNARREDVEEIIKVEDRVGFDFLFTSLDQPCKGVVEVALGTFEEDQAVQLTKRILGIVDKLQDEQIKVFVKKLEGFPLAIRLAAAYIRNSKLSNLEEVFGIYEYLKKYEDFDRIIPKNNKQSKYDRVVSITTSISMKVMEEKNEGVPFRCLRVMAHLGNSYINPDMFSVLVELESTFKLMENYSLLDIEMIGEKKMYVMHKSIKEAIRSQIAEDQKEDILLTAVEIFEDEFSNLLEETDTLHLIALVDHLGNYNTFREEEPFMIRSITRLHLEGEYKEVVGLSTRILPVIASSTENSLKIRYLRALALVALEDCSGLKELFKLRESSYRSYFEQMLLDHFIVITYTIEEKYDCALDYLRSCASLLSISDSLSSRLATLSIDLARIFVMKGEYLCAFTVLYYVEHFKVEFNSTEKDAFYQDFFKNHDLLYFSYLKYTRTLAEFYSIQDEKYFYLTTTSSHINLHKLNSSILQESLLDILKYQKQSQFLLRSPFIEKMRSIKDKKNLLDEVLTEFNDLISSGELYESNHIGFYKNLIQLSVGYNYLGKKEASQELQNWQELQEKRIGLNHLSTTQEMSIESERKKYLEKEIEKKLFFPQPEVVDFAVGNTFNAILNILRYEDIVNLHGRNSINLLHYTGVTASSDIIEYLTDKWANVNRKFSGLLNIVPSLLEREDCINLQDSRGRGFLHYAVIAGHLNIVKYFVEKGANVNLQDRNGISPLHYAFIASRLDIIEYLLERGATMNLEYKDLLLYCIAIHSQKAQSIMSSGPCSSDLKVQSHKKRHKTTIHLDKSKKRRLENTSATSQENTPNIQLLQGNIPDISMQFEDLNHRMQGDICNKLEKKVNNQLENSDSQKLVDNRYWCIQ
- a CDS encoding IS5 family transposase (programmed frameshift), with translation MRSLYPSDISREKFEIIVADLESCRKRTKPRTLDLYHVFCGVLYVLKSGCQWRMLPKEFPKWRNCYDYFKKWSEKADANKESVLELVLKKIVGVVRQNNGRKEKTSFCIIDAQSVKNADTAEEKGYDAGKKVSGIKRHIAVDTQGLPHAIYITTAEITDRSSAVRMIKNAKENLSEVKNILVDAGYTGENFATQIKATIGATVEVIKRNELHTFVVLPKRWVVERSFAWLQKCRRLWKNCERKLNTSLQMVVLAFAALLLKRL